GTTAAGCTCCTTCTGGATAGTCTCCATAAGAGCTTGTTTTCAGATAaggaaccacaaaaaaaaagaaaaaaaaaaaagacatagatGGACAGTATATTTTGTAAAGTCAGCTAACATATAACATCCGTAGTGTGAAAAGGGTGGAATTTCCCAGCTCAGTGGTGTGTAAACAGTGCTGATTTGCAATTAGCTCTCTGCCATAATCAGAGGTCACTGTCACCTGCCGCCCTCTGCAAAGGGTCACCAGTTGGCTTTAACCGCTCTGATGTCACTCACCAGGTTCTGAGCCAGACATATCCCAAAAATCTGAAACATATTTTAAGAGAAGGCAtcatagaggagaaaaaatacaatatacattCAAAGTACTCTCACATTTAGTtaaacaaaacctgaaatatcCCTATAACCTACAATTGTATTttactaaaacagtaatataaaaatatatcaaatatatatattcaaaataaattgtgtgtgtgtatacacacagacacggacacacacagacacatatatacacacacacacaataacttaaaaatgtatatatatatatatatatatatatatatatatatatatatatatatatatatatatatatatatatatatatatatatatatatatataataataataaagaaaattaaaacttttttaggactttttagaacattttcatgacaataaaGCATATTTTTCTTGCTCTTCCTCAAATGCAAGCCTTTGCAATCTCATTCAGTCTCCGACAAACAAagacacaatatttaatttttatcacgTATTTCTAAGTATACATTGTAGTATATTTGTTATacagaataagaaataaaatcagcataacttaaatgcattatatgattaaaaacaaaacagggtGAATTTCATTATTCTATAAAATTTTttcattacagtaataataataatattgaggaGAAATGTACTGGTATACCAcaatgcaaatttaaattttatattttttcttttgatcttgGGGTAAATTATGAGCTGGGATTTTTAAGATTCACCTAGCCAAGACATCCATTATGCAGGAacttaaagctgaattttaaagTTTAACCAGAAGGTGGAAGCATAACATTCATTCATGAGGGACCATTTTAACACTCAGGCCTCATTCAAGCAAATCTGTTGCCTTTACTACATCATTAAAGTCATGCTTTAAACAATTTTCATTAGCATTGTCCTTACCTGTAATAATGCAATCCCCACAAAAATCCCAGCAACAATGATCAGATTGTCCTGAAGCCACTTTTCAAACTGCCCCACACAGCCCTTTGTATAAATGTACTTCTGCTGATCCAACTCCTATTAAAAAGATTATTCAAAATAGAACAGTACTTAATGGAAAACGTCAGATCTAAATAAGAAACTGACTCTCATTCAAGTGCACCATGTAGCATATCAAGTGTTTGCTCCTCTGAGTTGACCTTTACTCTTTACTCAAGTCCAGGATAAACAACTAGGCCTTCACCTGGGTGGACCTTTGAAAACAAATATCCTCTCTGGAAAACTGGAAGAACTCACTCCCACGCCAAGTAGACGAAATGTCACACAGCTCACCACATATATCCTAATACAGGGATGATCCAGTTTGTATTACACAGCCATACAGGAATGTCTTAACTACTGTCTATCGAATTCTAGGAAGGAAGGGAGATGAAAAGGTGTAATTTAGAGCAGTCAGTGACATCTGAAGGTGAAGAAAGAGAAAGCCACACAATTCAGCTTTTGTGAACCATGCAAACATGTTCTTCCAAAGAATCTTTGTCCCCCCAGGGAAGACGACACAAAAGACTTTAGAAACGTATCGCCAAAACGGTAGGAAGTCAGAGAAAGCCAGTGAAAAGCTGTATGACAGTTAACTGCTTGAACTCATTCATCACAGATCTTTATTAACTACttctctttttcttgttctcTTCAAAGCCTTCCTCCAGATGCTGAACAAAGAAATGCAGAATATATAAACGTATGATTCTTTGAGCAAacatttgtttattgtattttcaatACTTATTGTTCAAAAcaacaaatcaattaaaaaaaaaactataaaaccaGAGTTAATCTCTCCAAAGGTGGATTATGAGAGGAAGAGTATCCATGGATACAGAATAAGTACTCTGTGCCATGGAGAGACCGTGGTGAACCGTGGGTGCAGTGTCACTCCACCCATTCTGAGAGGCACTGGGCTGGCATAAGCCGCTGACTTCCCAATTACAGAGCTCCACAATTTCCCGTGGCTAAAACTAGAAGCTAATTATCACTTTTAAAGGCTTAAACTGTTATTAAGGAGGCGAACAAGAGGAACTCAAATGCTCTCAGAATCTCTTACATGCTTAACCCTTCTGTGCTCCTTTCACAGGGTGGTCTGACACAACACAATTCATACACTATaatgttttttcagcattttgaaTATACCATGAACAACTGTAACATTTCTAACTTGTAATAACACGCTCACCCCTTGAAGCCGCACATCATAGCCACACTGTGTATTCAGAACATCCTCCtagagagagaacaaaagaaCATGCCCaacttatttcaaaacatttctatacgctataaaaaaaatatatttttcaaagttattaataaaacaaagattattggggTAAATCTTAcaagaaaatcacattttagtCTTCAAAAGTCTTAGGTTTAATTTAGTATGTTTTCAatgtgccatttctttgtaactatTTGTACAATTTCCAACCAATTTCTAagtgaatagaataaaatagaataaaacataaTCTGAAGTACAGAATATAAACTTtcagataaaattaaaattaattaggaTTAAACAGAGAACAGAATAGAATggtagtataaaaatatatttcaatagaaTAGGATagaaaaatattgtgattttaaattttaaaaaaatgaaaaatagattAGAATGTTAAAggcagaacagatttttttttaactatacaaTATAATAGAATgggatataattattttaaaatataattttagaagaACTAAGTGCAATACTTCAGACagaaaaaacagaatagaatagaatagaatagaatagaatagaatagaatagaatagaatagaataaactGAGAGGGTTTAATCATGCAACCTTTGTAACAGATAAACAACAGTATTATTATCATGCTAATTAAAGCACCACTAGATGGATATATAGAGgtttacatctatctatctatctatctatatatatatatctctctctctctctatatatatatatatagaaaaacaagagaaaaaatagTTGACTCATGACACTAGTTACCTTAGCAATAGCATCCCTAGtaacttactaaaaaaaatgcacatctcAAATATGTTGTTCCACTGAGCTACAATCCTTAGCTATATCCTGTTATTCAGACCAGCAAATAATACTAAACCTTTTTGAATGAGATCtataaacaaactttaaaagcTCAAAGCATGCAGCACAGATTGTGAGGAATGACACTGTTAACAGTGTGAAACAGGAGCAGGGAAGTGCAAGTGGTAAACAGATGAAACGATTGTTGCTGGCACTCACAGCAGGGTCTTTAACGCAACAGGAGAAGGGAACGCCACACCTTTCCCGGCTGGGGTTGGAGTCGGTGCAGTTGAAATAGATGTTCAGGTTCCAGTCATTCGGCCCATGAGCACCACAACACGACCACTGATGTGATATATAACATCAGAGGTGACATTactatcattatcatcatcatctttacaTCATCACATAGCTGTAATTTACcataatgtttttcatataaaGCTTAGTGACTAAGCAGATGTCTCATATTCTCAAGAgcacatttatatactgtatcaaACCCATTCAAAATACACCCACAGCACAGCAGAAAACAAGAGGGGACGAGAAGTGCTGACTCACATATTCTTGAGCAAAGTCAATGAGATTCTGGAGGTCAATGTCATCCCGATATGCTTTAACATTGTTGTTGATGAAGAAGTTCAGCTGGTCTTTGATCCAGTCTTTAAACACAAAGGCTAAAATGCCAGCTGTGAGCTCTAGGAAAAAGATGAGgcccaaaaacactgaaaactagaAGAGAAATCACACAGACAGTGGAGTCAGAATTTTTAAGGGAAATAATTCTTCAATAAAAATCATTCCAATACATATGCCTCCAGGAGGCATTTCAATTTTTTCTGGGTGTATTCTTATGTAATATTAGCCAATTCATTTCATTTGCACAGTCGTTTCAGGGAACAAATAAACCCTGAAATGAGTGAAGAGAGGAAAACAGGTTGCAGAAAAATGAGAGGCAGGGCTCGAAGGCCGGATGCAAGGGTGGAACTCACAAATTTGAGCAGGAATGTGTTCTCCCGGAGCGCACCGATGCATCCGGCAAATCCGAGGATGAACATCACCCCTCCTACGACAATGAAGAGCCAGACAGGGTCGAAGCCGCCCAGATCTGTGATGGAGGAAATGTTTGACAGCACTCCCTGTGGGCCAGACACATCAGACAGAATTGTTGTAGGTTCACATCCTGACCTTAAAATCCTCCACCACCTGCTAGGCCGCCACAACTGACGGTGTTTGGGCAACGGTTTGCAGTGATTCATGCCTTCCATGTTTGGATTTCCACATCAGGGTGGAATCTCAGTTCAACCCCAGAACCAACAGCAGGGTTTTGACCATGCTGACAGCGAATATAAACAAggtttcctttttttgtgtgtgttcttgcCTGGTTTGTTATGATGGTGTTAGAAAAGAAGGCTCTGAAATCTGCCTGaacactcatttaaaataaacagaacttCCACCAATCAAATTCAACAGCCTTAGTTCGATTCTTAatgctttatttctgtgattaacaTTTTGCTAATTAAAACTGAACCactgtattaattatttacatcatGTTACCGAGATGTCCCTTAATCGGCTGACATTAATACAAAGTGCCATATGGCCTACACGTGTCTTTTAAGCAGAACAATCAACGACTGAAATGGAGCAATTTCCAAGTTATTAATCAGCCAATTGACTTCATTCATTAAGTCGCCTTACATTAGTGTGAAGAAATGACATTCACCTTCCATGCATGAATACGTAACAGCAAGGGTGACCTTTTCCAAGAGGGATggcaaaaaaatcacaataaatacaaAGCCTTATTGAGCTGTGCAGCACTGTTACAAAATAACAGAGACATTAAACTGccatggaaataaataaaagatgccACCCATATGCTCTCAAATGTCATGGTTTAAGGGTATTAAAAGGGAGACTACAGacatcaaaagagaaaaaaagcaacaTGGGGGATTCACATAAGTGCTTTCAGCACCTCAGAAcatatcacaaaataaaacatgaagacCAACAGGAAAAGTTAATGCTAAATATTCATTTGGGCACTTTAACTGACAGACTGAATGAGACAACAGGGTATCTGTAGGTAGTTTGTGCTGTTAAAGTGCGCTGTTGTCTGATGTTTACATCTATGATTATGTTGCTCAGGCAACAGCATGGATAATAATATAAGGAATCTGAGGCATGTCACCGATCCTTGTGTTATTCTGTATTTGTGTTTCCAACTTGCCTTTTCTGCCCAGGCCCAAAGTCCAATACCCAGGAATGCAGCTCCCAGCAACTGCAACACACAACAGAATTTATCACATTTACAGCACTTATACAATTCATTCCTGCTCCATAATGGCAGGAGGTTACTGCTGTGTACAGACAGCACTGCTCTCTTTATCTGAGGGCAacccatctaaaaaaaaaaaaaaaaaaaaaaaacagccttggCGGAGATTCAATAAAAGATCCGGGAAGCAAAGATTTCCCTGCATGCACTGCCATATTTGGCATAAGGTTCCCTGGGAGGGAGCCAAGACTTGTTTTTACCTGAATGAGAGAAATCACTTGGATGCAACCGCTTACAGGAAActgtttcgtttttgtttttatggtacAATAATGTTACTGTTTTGGCATGTGTGTCCAACACGATCCAAGTCAAATCAATCTCTAAATTTACTATCACActttaaagagatatttcaaaaaaaaaataataataataataattgttaaattgttacaaaTCTTTACAGcttttattcttcaaaaaaaaaaaaaaaggctaagcCAAAGAACCAAAATTGTAAAGTCATTGGGAGTGTAAGATGCATTGTCTTATGTATCATTATTTACTGATGTGAGATCTGACATtatcaactcaaaaaaaaaaacaaaaaaaaaaaacattttgcacacAAAGGAAGTGCAAAACCACaatgtctctgagcaacacagagAACGGTTTCATTACTCAATGAATGAGTGAACAATTTAATATCACACTCATAAAAGACAGTAATTAGTTTACACTGTGAATGAATTTGGCCACCTCTGcatgttaaaaagtttttaaaaaaggccTAAACCACTCAAGATATCAGACCCTTTTTAAATCAGCAAAATATCATCCTCTTATCATTGCTGACGAAATATTGAgacatttttgctcattttttggTCCCACTCCTCACTGCTCTCACTAAAAAGAAGTTTAATATGTCTTCCCACTCCCTTCCACAACTTTTACACTTTGTTGTAAAGTCCCACAGGCATGCAGACCTCTACCTAAATCACACAGTAACTCATATATTATGTGTTTGCATACATTGCCAAAACACATCACACCAGATTTCACGTCAATATCACTGATCATTCCAGTCAAACATGGTCTGTCCTGATGATTTTTGAATATACAACTGAAATTTGAAACCTACAGAATAAAGGACAATTCTCAGTGAATAACAACACAAGTTTCACAAAGCTATTGTAcagcttcagaaaacttggaatgGGATTCACATATTTCATTTGGtccactttcagaaaaaaaaaatcatacgcCACTCTTATGAGACAGAAACAGAAGAGAGGGTACAGGAAATTACTAGAGAGATAGTGTGAGAGAGAAAGCGATAGAAAGAGGGGAATGGGATGAGAATTTGAACCAGAGCAGCACATTTAGCACATGCACCAACCACCACACCAAGGCACCAACTACAATACAATTTTTCTTGGACTAAACATGCAATAAAAGATGTTTCTCTGTGAATCTGATTTACTGCCTGACCTTCTCACTCTAATGTGTTATCAAATCTACAGATTCCCTGACTCCAGCTGGGCTCTCGGCGGTGCGTGTTTGACTGCAGGTTAGAGCAATTCCAGTGTGAGGGGAAACGTGACAGCAGGATGCTGAGAGTCAGAGGTCGGGTATCAGCAGCCGCAAATCCCATAATCCCATTTCCCCGTGGTCTCGGCTAATCCAATGGATGGCTGGGACTGAGCTGAGGGCCAGTCATCCACTGCACACACTCTCTGTCAATACGTACCACTGACTCCCACTCATCCTTATCATAAAGGCCTATCTCCTCCACTCCTCTTTACCCTGATTCAGGGGAGGCCAGTGATGTGTTGCCCACGTGGAAATCGGGATTAGACACGTTCAAGCATCACAAAGCACTTAAAAATCTTATTTAGTTATTCCGGCCATACAGAGAATGGCTGCTATCTCACACGATGGATGATTAGACTTACAGTATCTCTGTTTTATCACTAACAGCAGCCAAATAAACTCTTGGCTTAAACTCTCAGCACTGTGACAGTGAACAGAACCACTTTTTCCACCAGCTGTTACATCCATTAGAACTGCTTTTGCTTTTTCTCTCCTTAAGCCATCTTCTGACATCTTTATCTTTATCGTTGATTAAAAACTGCAGCACTGTCATGGAAATGTATACTTTTGGAAAGTCTGACAAGTAGTATTTCTGGATTtattgctaaggcaagcatcgatattaatttttattatattaacgtATGCACAATacccagtgttgttattgttgttctcaaaaactacaactattaaaaactgtttttggtcattgctgaaatataaattaaaaaaaataaatatttactttcagAAATTAGAGtaaaaataatggggaaaaaaataaagaaataaattaaaaaaataaatgaggttAAGTTGacgtactaaaattactaaaactgaaagaaaaacaattaaaatagaaatagaaataaaaattacataataaaattgacaaaagcacatataaaaatgtaatgaaaattatTCAATCAATGTtttgctagattttttttttttaacaattgtaaactttttatcattttatcatgaCTCAAAcaaaactgtcacttttgtttgaatatttgatttgatatgaTTTTCACCTGGTGGgtgattaaaaaaactatataaccTATATAACTTTCTTGCATCACAgtggaacacagaagaagatattctGATAAACTGTTTTTGCCAATGgcaaaagtcaatggggtccaaaacaactttCATTGTACGGGCAACGAACATAGATAAACTCACACAACATACAGGTTTGTATCCACAtaagggtgagcaaataatgacataattctatttctatttctatttttcttttagtaTGCACCTAGAACCCGCatagaaacacattaaaaaaaaaccttagcaactgcatagcaacatgctggCAATCAACCACAGCAACATATTTTGCAATGGCAAACACCATTCAGATTTTCTTATGAAAACTGCAGAAATCTAGTGTTGTTCTCGtacattttgttttaggtttaaCACTTATAATGGAAGCCTGTTTTTGAATTGTTGGCCTAGATTATGGAAATACTGAGTTTGTCATTTCCAAAAGTATGGAACGTGACTTCTAGACCTCATCAAGGGGACGAATCTCACTTGACGTGAGCTTTAgtctattttaaaacaacagaaactATAAAACGATGAACAATAGCAGTTCGTTATTACTACATAATTTCTGAATGTCAGCAGTGGCTCAATATCAGCACGTTAgagtcatttttaataattgatggAACAGCGAGAGTGACTCTGGCTTGATTCATTTGTGTTTTAGTGAGAATGAGTcaatgtgtgtgagtgagagtagGGCCTGCTGGGAAATGGCATGGAAATAAACTCCCTCGCAGAGCAACAGAGGAAGAAGGAGGTACGGACATGTGGTTCCCATCTGCCGTATGAACCTGGAGGATATGAAaaggaaaaacatacaaaaacacatgagCTCCACACGAGCTCAAGcaaggacacaaacacacacactaaatacaaATGTGCACTGCTTTGTACAAAATACACAAGCGACGCACATCATGtgtgcaaacaaacacagcagtcaATGCTTTTGTCGCATCAGGGGCAGTGTGTGTGACAATAGCTGCACAGCCCCATCGGCTCCATAGCAAGAGGCTGAATGGGGCTCACTGAGACACACACTCGGGCCCCTCGGACACTGTGGGAACAGCACGTCCCCTCTCACGCACACCATTTGTTCAAACCTAAACGTCTTCATTTGAATACAAGACAAGGGGGCTGCGAGGCTCCCAAATGGAAAGGAGGAGGAGACTTTGGAGAGGAGGAATTAAAGGCTGCTGGGGTGGAAAGGGGGGAGGTCTGACGGTGGGAACGTTAAGATGTCCCTTCAAAAGCCTCCCGGGTAGATATCAGACTGTGATTACAGAGCGAGGCATCTGTAATTACAGGCCATCAACTCGGCCCGGTCTGAGGCTGGCAAAGTGAGTGCTCTGTAGGGATCAGGTAGGTTTCTGCCCGATCAGACTGTCTCCACTTTAAAGCAATCAGACAGACATTAGACAGTATGGACGCACAGGGGTCAAACAGTCTGCTAAGACAAAAAGAGTCGAGAGGCAATAAAAGGCTTTCAGAAATGATGAGGGGACAATAAGATGACAAGAAGAAGTATGACGATCAGAcgcttattattaattattaatgctaCTGCTCATAATTTGGGTGAGGGATTTGAACGTACCCATAACACAAGTATGTAACTTATCCTGAACGGTTGAAGCTATGGATATGAATGATACCTCCAATCATTATTCTGGAGAAGTCtactattacttttctaagttgTACGATGTACAATTTTCTCCTGGCAGAGAATAAAACAGGCAAAAACTGATTAGATTTACACTGAATGAGGGAATTCAGCCGTATCTGCAGTGGGAAGTAAGCaacaacttagcaaccacccagaacaccttagcaaccacgtAACAAAAAATAtgcagaggtaaaaaaaaacattcaccttCACCTCCACCCACAAAAGTGGTGACTTTTGCCTGGGTAAACACTAGtcaaatttttctaaaaaaaaaaaaaaaaaaaaaaaaaaaatgtaacaatctgttttctctctcaaAATAAGTCAaccaatgtatttatttgttctcaTAGGTATAGCTGAAAAATGAAAACTCACATTTAATTCAAACCtgctctgttatttatttattatttatagtatcaatatttttatattttcagctatATGTCAagtaatgaaaacaatttttaatagttttagttttagctaacaataacATCGCAACataattttaaccatttttttccatatacaatgaaagtcaaaacaacactgacactcattgtatgtacaaaaacagcttcttaaaatatcttttctgaaaatatcttctgtggtgctccacagaagaaaggaagtcatgtacgaaagtgagtaaatgacaacagaactttcattttcaAGTGAAGGTTAAAGAATCAGATCTGACTTTGGGAGAACTGCTCCTGAAAAGATCAAGTCAAGTGTTTAATTTAGC
The Cyprinus carpio isolate SPL01 chromosome B14, ASM1834038v1, whole genome shotgun sequence DNA segment above includes these coding regions:
- the LOC109110189 gene encoding tetraspanin-17-like produces the protein MSRKQHHFKGAEVSCCVKYFLFGFNIIFWLLGAAFLGIGLWAWAEKGVLSNISSITDLGGFDPVWLFIVVGGVMFILGFAGCIGALRENTFLLKFFSVFLGLIFFLELTAGILAFVFKDWIKDQLNFFINNNVKAYRDDIDLQNLIDFAQEYWSCCGAHGPNDWNLNIYFNCTDSNPSRERCGVPFSCCVKDPAEDVLNTQCGYDVRLQGELDQQKYIYTKGCVGQFEKWLQDNLIIVAGIFVGIALLQIFGICLAQNLVSDIRAVKANW